One genomic region from Torulaspora delbrueckii CBS 1146 chromosome 4, complete genome encodes:
- the TDEL0D06670 gene encoding uncharacterized protein (Ty like retrotransposon), whose amino-acid sequence MPYQFPMMVPLFEMFPGQYQEMMMDHMMQGGRFRPPYHGYSDFGSTRPEHSYRPANASSCSDNVSTEFHPQKDGQSTSSAGNSYNSMNMLVSMIRPEPLTDVKGFNKWMKKFAFYLERINCKDIIPNSFGETKRQPTMAESWHIEHVFNDCVSPENYPPWIKVAQDEGFSMSEIISIAFEKITYEDNFDAMKRLMSFTYDGKYQPKVYINKVKTAIAEWEEDGNTLVPKTKAQLLSQGLRGDFMSIHSQLCVGKIEPNINAVEKEILSFYNRRLEYNTTNTKAVKCSICHKNDRMAKYCDNRTEQIRDELRSGKTSKIQRKRR is encoded by the coding sequence ATGCCTTATCAATTTCCAATGATGGTTCCACTATTTGAAATGTTCCCAGGTCAATACCAggaaatgatgatggaCCATATGATGCAGGGAGGACGATTCCGTCCACCATATCACGGATACAGCGACTTCGGAAGCACAAGACCTGAACATTCTTATCGACCGGCTAATGCATCGTCGTGCTCGGATAATGTAAGCACTGAATTCCATCCACAAAAGGATGGACAGTCAACGAGTTCCGCTGGAAATAGCTACAACTCGATGAATATGCTCGTTTCCATGATCCGACCAGAACCGCTCACTGACGTAAAAGGGTTCAATAagtggatgaagaagttcgCCTtttatcttgaaagaataaaCTGCAAGGACATTATTCCGAATTCATTCGGTGAAACTAAAAGGCAACCAACGATGGCAGAATCGTGGCACATTGAACATGTTTTCAACGATTGCGTTAGCCCAGAGAACTATCCACCCTGGATAAAAGTAGCCCAGGATGAAGGATTTTCAATGTCGGAAATCATTTCAATAGCGTTCGAAAAGATCACCTATGAGGACAACTTTGATGCGATGAAAAGACTAATGAGTTTCACATACGATGGAAAATATCAACCCAAGGTGTACATTAACAAGGTAAAGACGGCCATCGCCGAAtgggaagaagatggcAACACCCTTGTTCCAAAGACCAAGGCCCAATTACTGAGCCAAGGCCTTAGAGGTGACTTCATGTCGATCCACTCACAGTTATGTGTTGGCAAGATTGAACCGAACATAAACGCCGTCGAGAAGGAAATCTTGTCATTTTATAATAGAAGACTGGAATACAATACAACAAACACCAAGGCTGTTAAATGTTCCATTTGTCACAAAAATGATCGTATGGCGAAGTACTGTGATAATAGAACTGAGCAAATTAGAGATGAGCTCAGATCAGGCAAAACCAGTAAAATACAAAGAAAAAGGAGATAG
- the TDEL0D06680 gene encoding uncharacterized protein, with product MILASLLVFLLIPHKAFCDDTGKEGDAYQQINEGIGNVAAWGISLIKPSFQGAFSYGASKVASEAMLACGVCVRNNEDPNVKCQQALEWAARTIALSAFGGHAYNNGALKREGDPSYDWYHAVEKLLDGDSIRAFLSDFISFVWDRIHLVPHLFYTIVNWILSLTSRFMRELVELVSFLLVTLKATLH from the coding sequence ATGATTCTGGCTTCTCTTCTAGTATTCCTGCTGATTCCACATAAAGCTTTTTGTGATGACACCGGAAAGGAAGGGGATGCATATCAACAAATTAATGAGGGGATTGGAAACGTTGCAGCTTGGGGAATTAGTTTAATCAAACCTTCCTTCCAGGGAGCCTTTTCATATGGGGCTAGCAAAGTTGCTAGTGAAGCTATGCTGGCATGTGGTGTTTGCGTCAGGAATAATGAAGATCCTAATGTTAAATGCCAGCAGGCACTTGAATGGGCAGCCAGAACAATTGCATTATCGGCTTTTGGTGGTCATGCATACAACAACGGTGCTCTGAAGAGAGAAGGGGATCCATCCTATGATTGGTATCACGCGGTCGAAAAATTGCTTGACGGAGACAGCATCAGGGCTTTCTTAAGTGATTTTATATCTTTCGTCTGGGACAGGATCCATCTGGTCCCTCATTTGTTTTATACAATAGTAAATTGGATTCTATCCTTAACGTCTCGCTTCATGAGGGAGCTGGTGGAGTTGGTGTCGTTTCTGCTAGTCACCCTAAAAGCAACTCTACATTAA